In one Janibacter cremeus genomic region, the following are encoded:
- a CDS encoding alpha/beta hydrolase has protein sequence MTTSHDPDNLMAAIRQGRVRVGPHARAVALILHGGRAVEPRPRRSRDVSYLRMLPFAPAVWRASRGRVAPVLVHNQEGGWIAPTGSGLTQTRELVRRLAHEHGLPVVLLGHSSGGWAALRCGDEDAVAGSVALAPWIAEEDPDEHLREKVVRVVHGEADTVCSPQRSRDFVERLRAAGADATYQGLPGGHALLERPRRWHLLAARAVVEVAARG, from the coding sequence GTGACCACGTCGCACGATCCTGACAACCTCATGGCCGCGATCCGACAGGGCCGCGTGCGCGTGGGACCACACGCCCGGGCGGTGGCGCTCATCCTGCACGGGGGCCGTGCCGTCGAGCCGCGACCGCGTCGCTCGCGGGACGTCTCCTACCTGCGGATGCTTCCCTTCGCGCCCGCCGTCTGGCGGGCCTCGCGGGGACGGGTCGCACCAGTGCTCGTGCACAACCAGGAGGGAGGCTGGATCGCCCCCACCGGGAGCGGTCTGACCCAGACCCGCGAGCTCGTGCGCCGACTGGCCCACGAGCACGGATTGCCGGTCGTGCTGCTCGGACACTCCAGCGGCGGTTGGGCGGCACTGCGGTGCGGTGACGAGGACGCGGTGGCCGGCAGCGTGGCACTCGCGCCGTGGATCGCCGAGGAGGACCCGGACGAGCACCTGCGGGAGAAGGTCGTGCGGGTCGTCCACGGTGAGGCGGACACGGTGTGCAGCCCGCAGCGGTCACGCGACTTCGTCGAGCGACTGCGCGCCGCCGGTGCTGACGCGACGTACCAGGGGTTGCCGGGTGGCCACGCGCTCCTGGAGCGTCCGCGGAGGTGGCACCTCCTCGCGGCGCGGGCCGTCGTGGAGGTCGCTGCGCGCGGCTGA
- a CDS encoding asparaginase, which translates to MSRPRIGVAALGGTIAMTSESGREVTPTLAADDLIAAVPRLGEVAEVTATTLATRPSASVTSADLASVVEWAETQVATGASGIVVTQGTDSIEETAYWLDLHWDHPEPLVVTGAMRPPTTPGADGPANLLAAVLTASAQEARDRGVLVVMGDTVHTAVEVLKGRSSHPDAFVSRPFGPLGFLEEERLHLRAARARRPALPMTKGGTPPSVAVLETHLDDTGDVLDLVVRAGYGGVVIAGFGVGHVPERMVDSVQRAVDAEVVVVLATRAGDGPTHEASYGYAGSEVDLLARGVVPAGWLHPRKARVLLVELLRLGAGPGEVREEFAQRGAVRPETSS; encoded by the coding sequence ATGAGCCGACCGCGCATCGGCGTGGCCGCACTCGGCGGCACGATCGCCATGACGTCGGAGAGCGGTCGGGAGGTCACACCGACCCTCGCGGCGGACGACCTCATCGCGGCCGTCCCCCGACTCGGTGAGGTCGCCGAGGTCACGGCGACGACGCTGGCCACCCGGCCGAGCGCCTCGGTCACCTCCGCTGACCTGGCCTCGGTGGTCGAGTGGGCAGAGACGCAGGTGGCGACGGGGGCCTCCGGCATCGTCGTCACGCAGGGGACGGACTCGATCGAGGAGACCGCCTACTGGCTGGACCTGCACTGGGACCACCCCGAGCCGCTGGTCGTCACCGGTGCGATGCGTCCTCCCACCACTCCCGGGGCCGACGGGCCGGCCAACCTGCTCGCCGCGGTGCTCACCGCATCGGCGCAGGAGGCCCGTGACCGCGGCGTGCTCGTCGTCATGGGCGACACGGTCCACACCGCCGTGGAGGTCCTCAAGGGGCGCAGCAGCCACCCGGACGCGTTCGTCTCCCGACCCTTCGGGCCGCTCGGGTTCCTCGAGGAGGAGCGGCTCCACCTGCGTGCCGCCAGGGCCCGCCGCCCTGCACTGCCCATGACGAAGGGGGGCACTCCCCCTTCGGTCGCAGTGCTGGAGACCCACCTCGACGACACCGGTGACGTGCTCGACCTCGTGGTGCGGGCGGGGTACGGGGGCGTCGTCATCGCCGGCTTCGGTGTCGGCCACGTCCCGGAGCGCATGGTCGACTCGGTCCAGCGCGCCGTCGACGCCGAGGTCGTCGTCGTCCTGGCGACCCGCGCGGGCGACGGCCCCACGCACGAGGCCAGCTACGGGTACGCCGGCTCCGAGGTCGACCTGCTCGCCCGTGGGGTCGTCCCGGCCGGGTGGTTGCACCCGCGCAAGGCACGGGTGCTGCTGGTCGAGCTGCTCCGGCTCGGTGCCGGGCCCGGTGAGGTCAGGGAGGAGTTCGCGCAGCGGGGAGCCGTCCGACCCGAGACGTCGTCGTGA
- a CDS encoding DoxX family protein — protein sequence MNTALWILTIVLSIGFAIGGSTQILLSKERFRALGRSAHWVDDFDPRHITAIGTIKVVGALGLVLPAIVGIAPVLVPLAACGLALVMTGAGTTRFRRNEWGYLVGDLVLLALCAFLAWGRFALAPFEG from the coding sequence ATGAACACCGCCCTGTGGATCCTGACCATCGTGTTGTCGATCGGCTTCGCGATCGGTGGCTCGACCCAGATCCTCCTCTCGAAGGAACGATTCCGCGCGCTGGGAAGGTCGGCGCACTGGGTCGACGACTTCGACCCACGACACATCACCGCCATCGGCACGATCAAGGTCGTCGGAGCCCTGGGGCTCGTCCTGCCCGCCATCGTCGGCATCGCTCCCGTGCTGGTGCCGCTGGCAGCGTGCGGCCTGGCGTTGGTGATGACCGGAGCCGGCACGACCCGGTTCCGCCGCAACGAGTGGGGGTACCTGGTCGGGGACCTGGTCCTGCTCGCCCTGTGCGCATTCCTGGCATGGGGTCGCTTCGCGCTCGCGCCGTTCGAAGGATGA
- a CDS encoding type II toxin-antitoxin system Phd/YefM family antitoxin — MREMTASEASRGFSAVLDLVEHGETVVVTRGGRRLATIAPATLANGAELRSVFERWHGHPAVDDRFVEHVESARDGVALELDSDPWLD; from the coding sequence ATGCGGGAGATGACAGCGTCCGAGGCGTCGCGAGGATTCTCGGCCGTGCTCGATCTGGTGGAGCACGGTGAGACGGTGGTGGTCACCCGCGGTGGGCGGCGGTTGGCCACGATCGCGCCGGCGACCCTTGCCAACGGGGCGGAGCTGCGATCCGTGTTCGAGCGCTGGCACGGGCATCCTGCTGTGGACGACCGTTTCGTCGAACACGTGGAGTCCGCCCGGGACGGCGTTGCTCTGGAATTGGACTCCGACCCGTGGCTCGACTGA
- a CDS encoding MBL fold metallo-hydrolase → MDWTRPGPEEVAPGVHRIPLPLPMDGLKAVNVYAVIGEDSHTLIDGGWEVDVARCALEDALGELGLATQDFDQCLVTHHHRDHYTMALGLRRRAGLVVGLGEGEAEQLEAIRASDGAFAGADALLLAADATSVIEGLAALPVDRVDLAGYTDPDRWLRDEESVAAAGRSLRVRATPGHTQGHVVFFDDESDLVFAGDHVLPHITPSIGFQAKPVRTPLADYLGSLAEMLTERDRLLLPAHGPAGGGLHARVEELLAHHERRLAQTEAAVRAGASSGFAVAEALRWTRHERHLSELDPMNQMLATTETLAHLQVLVAQERVRETEVDGIWRYS, encoded by the coding sequence ATGGACTGGACGAGGCCGGGACCCGAGGAGGTCGCGCCGGGAGTCCATCGGATCCCCCTTCCGCTCCCGATGGACGGGTTGAAGGCAGTCAACGTCTACGCCGTCATTGGCGAGGACTCGCACACCCTCATCGACGGTGGGTGGGAGGTCGACGTCGCCCGGTGTGCGTTGGAGGACGCTCTCGGGGAGTTGGGGCTGGCGACGCAGGACTTCGACCAGTGCCTCGTGACGCACCACCACCGCGACCACTACACGATGGCGCTCGGCCTGCGACGACGTGCGGGCCTGGTCGTCGGTCTGGGCGAGGGGGAGGCCGAGCAGCTCGAGGCGATCCGCGCGAGTGACGGAGCATTCGCCGGGGCCGATGCCCTCCTCCTCGCCGCGGACGCCACGAGTGTGATCGAGGGCCTGGCGGCCCTGCCGGTGGACCGGGTCGACCTCGCCGGCTACACCGACCCGGATCGCTGGCTGCGGGACGAGGAGTCCGTTGCGGCAGCGGGCCGTTCGCTCCGGGTCCGGGCGACTCCGGGTCACACGCAGGGGCACGTGGTCTTCTTCGACGACGAGTCGGACCTGGTCTTCGCCGGGGACCACGTGCTGCCGCACATCACACCCTCGATCGGCTTCCAGGCCAAGCCGGTGAGGACACCCCTCGCGGACTACCTCGGGTCACTGGCCGAGATGCTCACCGAGCGCGACCGCCTGCTGCTGCCGGCGCACGGCCCGGCCGGGGGCGGGCTGCACGCCCGGGTCGAGGAGCTGCTGGCCCACCACGAGAGGCGGCTGGCCCAGACCGAGGCCGCCGTGCGGGCCGGCGCCTCGTCCGGCTTCGCGGTCGCCGAGGCGCTGCGCTGGACGCGGCACGAGCGGCACCTGTCCGAGCTGGACCCGATGAACCAGATGCTCGCCACCACCGAGACACTCGCCCACCTGCAGGTGCTCGTCGCCCAGGAGCGGGTCCGTGAGACCGAGGTCGACGGGATCTGGCGCTACAGCTGA
- a CDS encoding sigma-70 family RNA polymerase sigma factor encodes MSADAGLAEEFEQERRRLVSLSYRMLGSIADAEDAVQEVWFRLARQDSRAVDNLPGWLTTVTGRVCLDMLRSRKVKAEAAFDEQVPDFVITADEGGGPEESAVVADSVGLALLVVLETLRPDERLAFVLHDMFAVPFAEIGQIIRKTPDASKMLASRARRKVQGAPTSTDDRQRQREVVDAFIAAARDGDFERLLEVLDPDITWTTHTPKGEVVRLGRTEIVAGIESGRKQSPIAQRVLVNGQPGILARSRTGKPFSVMACTIVDGRMVDVVALVDPVRLAAMDLPEPPDGTPVR; translated from the coding sequence ATGAGTGCCGACGCAGGGCTGGCCGAGGAGTTCGAGCAGGAGCGCAGGCGCCTTGTCTCGTTGTCCTACCGGATGCTGGGGTCCATCGCCGATGCCGAGGACGCGGTGCAGGAGGTCTGGTTCCGCCTGGCGCGACAGGACTCGCGCGCGGTGGACAATCTGCCGGGATGGCTGACGACCGTGACCGGTCGGGTCTGCCTGGACATGCTGCGCTCGCGCAAGGTTAAGGCAGAGGCGGCCTTTGACGAGCAGGTCCCGGACTTCGTGATCACTGCGGACGAAGGGGGTGGCCCGGAGGAGTCGGCGGTGGTCGCCGACTCGGTCGGGCTGGCACTGCTGGTGGTCCTCGAGACCCTGCGTCCCGATGAGCGGCTCGCGTTCGTGCTGCACGACATGTTCGCCGTCCCCTTCGCCGAGATCGGGCAGATCATCAGGAAGACACCGGACGCGTCCAAGATGCTCGCCAGTCGGGCCCGGCGGAAGGTGCAGGGTGCCCCCACCTCCACCGACGATCGGCAGAGGCAGCGCGAGGTGGTGGACGCCTTCATCGCCGCAGCGCGCGACGGGGACTTCGAGCGACTGCTCGAGGTGCTCGACCCCGACATCACGTGGACCACGCACACCCCCAAGGGCGAGGTCGTGCGGCTGGGCCGCACGGAGATCGTCGCCGGGATCGAGAGCGGTCGCAAGCAGTCCCCCATCGCGCAACGCGTGCTCGTCAACGGCCAACCGGGCATCCTGGCGCGGTCGAGGACGGGCAAGCCATTCAGCGTGATGGCGTGCACGATCGTCGACGGTCGGATGGTCGACGTGGTGGCCCTGGTCGACCCCGTGCGGCTGGCGGCGATGGATCTGCCCGAGCCGCCGGACGGCACGCCCGTGCGCTGA
- a CDS encoding PIN domain-containing protein: MARLILDTGTLIAGVRGRLDVAALADGDDVALPAVAVAEYLVGTLLDGDAGRSAAQRAFLDDVLRVLPVRDYDHDVAVHHAALLAHVRTTGRKRGAHDLIIAATALATDRIVVTTDERAGFADLPDVAARVISG; encoded by the coding sequence GTGGCTCGACTGATCCTCGACACCGGGACCCTGATCGCCGGAGTTCGGGGCCGACTGGACGTGGCGGCTCTGGCGGATGGTGATGATGTGGCTCTGCCGGCTGTAGCGGTGGCGGAGTACCTCGTCGGCACGCTGCTTGATGGCGACGCCGGGCGGTCGGCGGCGCAACGTGCCTTCCTCGATGATGTCCTGCGAGTGCTCCCGGTCCGCGACTACGACCACGATGTCGCCGTTCACCACGCTGCGCTCCTGGCCCACGTGCGCACGACCGGGCGCAAGCGCGGTGCTCACGACCTGATCATCGCCGCCACGGCGCTGGCGACTGATCGCATCGTGGTCACGACCGACGAACGCGCCGGCTTCGCAGACCTGCCTGACGTCGCCGCCCGAGTCATCTCAGGCTGA
- a CDS encoding DUF1295 domain-containing protein, protein MSYLVAGLIRLGVVGLAGIGVVVAALVVTAAVARRQGRFAVVDATWPLLFVLVAWASVVAGEGSARSWLLAGLTTVWGGRLAWHLVGRLRGAGEDPRYPELLEDVPRERRFTVALRKVFLTQGVVAWFVALPLMVAGTTDEPLGPVAALGTLVWLVGLLSEAIGDAQLKAFEADPTTRGTVTDRGLWAWTRHPNYFGDACVWWGLWLIAAEAWPGVLTVLSPVVMTYVLAFAFAFAFATGARLLERRMADRPGYPDYTERTSMFFPRPPKRP, encoded by the coding sequence GTGAGCTACCTCGTCGCCGGACTGATCCGGCTCGGGGTCGTCGGGCTGGCGGGGATCGGCGTCGTCGTCGCCGCGCTCGTGGTCACCGCGGCCGTCGCGCGGCGGCAGGGCCGCTTCGCGGTGGTCGACGCGACGTGGCCGCTCCTCTTCGTCCTCGTCGCCTGGGCGAGCGTGGTCGCGGGCGAAGGGAGCGCACGCTCCTGGTTGCTCGCCGGACTCACCACGGTGTGGGGCGGGCGGCTCGCGTGGCACCTCGTCGGCCGTCTGCGCGGGGCCGGTGAGGATCCGCGCTACCCGGAGCTGCTGGAGGACGTCCCGCGCGAGCGCCGGTTCACCGTGGCGCTGCGCAAGGTCTTCCTGACGCAGGGCGTGGTGGCGTGGTTCGTCGCCCTGCCGCTCATGGTCGCCGGGACGACGGACGAGCCCCTCGGCCCGGTTGCCGCGCTCGGGACGCTCGTGTGGCTCGTCGGCCTCCTCTCCGAGGCGATCGGCGATGCCCAGCTCAAGGCCTTCGAGGCCGACCCGACCACCAGGGGCACCGTCACGGACCGCGGTCTGTGGGCGTGGACGCGGCACCCGAACTACTTCGGTGACGCCTGCGTCTGGTGGGGCCTGTGGCTCATCGCCGCCGAGGCCTGGCCGGGTGTGCTCACCGTGCTCTCGCCGGTGGTCATGACCTACGTTCTCGCCTTCGCCTTCGCCTTCGCCTTCGCCACCGGCGCCCGCCTGCTCGAACGGCGGATGGCCGATCGGCCCGGATACCCGGATTACACGGAGCGCACCTCGATGTTCTTCCCGCGACCGCCGAAGCGACCCTGA
- a CDS encoding sigma-70 family RNA polymerase sigma factor codes for MTDMATRPATQPTTVTPLPSSIDIDEEVSTLEAHLARLHVLRDTPATEDTEPWTLDHAVDDWDDSPAVGTNAFSRRVNRIRLLTAEDEVTLARRIEAGVFARERLNSGIELKRTERRGMWHVIREGEEAREAMTVANIRLVNKIARQFLPRATTSMDFEDMRQAGLLGLMRAVDKFDHTLGLKFSTYATWWIKQSIGRAVDDESRTVRIPVHMADKCRMLDTARRRAELTWGEAVADPTRLGADADVTSVERARDLLRPCLSLEEVSDELDIVDDEDPALDLVVERAADAKTWADLSEHLAMLAGLGSRAVTILEMRFGLTGQEPMTLDQIGQHFGVTRERIRQIEKKSLEALRNVALAP; via the coding sequence ATGACCGACATGGCGACGAGGCCGGCAACGCAGCCGACGACGGTGACCCCGCTCCCTTCGTCCATCGACATCGATGAGGAGGTCTCAACGCTGGAGGCCCACCTCGCGCGGCTCCACGTCCTCCGCGATACGCCGGCGACCGAGGACACCGAGCCGTGGACCCTCGACCACGCAGTCGACGACTGGGACGACTCCCCCGCCGTGGGTACTAACGCGTTCTCCCGCCGGGTCAACCGCATACGGCTCCTCACCGCGGAGGACGAGGTGACTCTCGCCCGACGGATCGAAGCCGGTGTCTTCGCGCGGGAACGCCTCAACTCCGGCATCGAGCTCAAGCGCACCGAACGCCGCGGGATGTGGCACGTCATCCGTGAGGGCGAGGAGGCCCGCGAAGCGATGACCGTGGCTAACATCCGCCTGGTCAACAAGATCGCCCGACAGTTCCTCCCGCGAGCGACCACCTCGATGGACTTCGAGGACATGCGGCAAGCCGGTCTCCTGGGGTTGATGCGCGCAGTCGACAAGTTCGACCACACGCTCGGCCTGAAGTTCTCCACCTACGCCACGTGGTGGATCAAGCAGAGCATCGGCCGTGCCGTCGACGACGAGTCTCGGACCGTCCGCATCCCCGTCCACATGGCTGACAAGTGCCGCATGCTCGACACTGCTCGGCGAAGGGCGGAGCTCACCTGGGGCGAGGCAGTTGCCGACCCGACGCGGCTGGGTGCCGACGCTGACGTGACGAGTGTCGAGCGAGCACGCGACCTGCTCCGTCCCTGCCTCAGCCTCGAGGAGGTCAGCGACGAGCTCGACATCGTTGACGACGAGGACCCTGCCCTCGACCTCGTGGTGGAGCGCGCGGCCGATGCGAAGACGTGGGCCGACCTGTCCGAGCACCTGGCGATGCTGGCGGGCCTGGGCAGTCGTGCGGTCACGATCCTGGAGATGCGCTTCGGCCTCACCGGCCAGGAGCCGATGACGCTCGACCAGATCGGTCAGCACTTCGGCGTGACGCGTGAGCGGATCCGGCAGATCGAGAAGAAGTCGCTCGAGGCGCTGCGTAACGTCGCGCTGGCACCGTGA
- a CDS encoding TIGR02679 family protein — MDHPDLVAAWERIGRRFEQAGLVPAGRVRVVATTRETRHALGALLGRVVTRDAVMVDLAVLDQRLRERSGVGGLEAVLTMVRGEAPRNRPGDRAARADARERPLELATALLDVPAGTPWVAGWIAWLRRVGLLTGRPDAEQLVREAVAVLLELLDDAGREVESGPRPRGTRSRVEIAARVVGDAHALDVDRVLHRMVLQGLALATGSPPPEGASEREAVWARVGVAPDLLSRSALVWRLRLSGGGAVARRLDIAAEAGDPMHLTDWDLRRAGELSPMTGQRVLVCENPRVVEALAEAEVDGWAAVCTSGQSNLVVDSLLTALADSGAHLRYHGDFDWPGIAIANRVVARFGAQPWRMEVADYVDGVRGEAPLLGGAPVEPSWSAELGAAMRSHGRVLHEEAVLAELLEQLRE; from the coding sequence GTGGACCACCCTGACCTGGTCGCGGCGTGGGAGCGCATCGGGCGGCGCTTCGAGCAGGCCGGGCTCGTGCCGGCTGGCCGGGTCCGGGTCGTCGCGACGACCCGGGAGACACGCCATGCTCTGGGTGCCCTGCTCGGTCGTGTGGTCACCCGTGATGCGGTGATGGTCGATCTGGCGGTGCTGGACCAGCGGTTGCGCGAGCGCTCCGGGGTCGGGGGACTGGAAGCGGTGCTCACCATGGTCCGCGGCGAAGCCCCGCGCAACCGACCGGGTGACCGGGCTGCGCGAGCTGATGCCCGGGAGCGGCCGTTGGAGCTGGCCACCGCGCTGCTCGACGTGCCGGCGGGGACACCGTGGGTTGCGGGGTGGATCGCCTGGTTGCGGCGGGTCGGTCTGCTGACCGGGCGGCCCGACGCCGAGCAGCTGGTGCGCGAGGCTGTCGCCGTGCTTCTCGAGTTGCTCGATGACGCCGGCCGGGAGGTCGAGTCGGGGCCTCGCCCCCGCGGGACCCGTTCCAGGGTGGAGATCGCGGCCCGAGTGGTCGGTGACGCGCATGCGCTGGACGTGGACCGAGTACTGCACCGCATGGTGCTGCAGGGGCTGGCCCTGGCGACGGGTTCGCCCCCTCCGGAGGGGGCGAGCGAGCGCGAGGCCGTGTGGGCCCGGGTTGGTGTGGCGCCCGACCTGCTCTCCCGCAGCGCGCTGGTGTGGCGGCTGCGACTGTCCGGCGGCGGTGCGGTGGCCCGCCGATTGGACATCGCCGCCGAGGCGGGTGATCCGATGCACCTGACCGACTGGGACCTGCGCCGGGCCGGCGAGTTGTCACCGATGACTGGGCAACGCGTGCTGGTGTGCGAGAACCCACGCGTCGTCGAGGCGCTGGCCGAGGCCGAGGTGGACGGGTGGGCCGCGGTGTGCACCTCGGGCCAGTCGAACCTCGTCGTCGACAGCTTGCTCACTGCACTCGCGGACTCCGGCGCCCACCTGCGGTACCACGGGGACTTCGACTGGCCCGGGATCGCGATCGCCAATCGGGTGGTGGCGCGCTTCGGGGCGCAGCCATGGCGCATGGAGGTGGCCGACTACGTGGACGGAGTGCGCGGAGAGGCTCCGTTACTGGGCGGCGCACCGGTCGAGCCGTCCTGGTCGGCCGAGCTCGGTGCCGCAATGCGCAGTCATGGCCGAGTACTGCACGAGGAGGCGGTGCTCGCGGAGTTGCTGGAGCAGTTGCGGGAGTGA